In Helianthus annuus cultivar XRQ/B chromosome 3, HanXRQr2.0-SUNRISE, whole genome shotgun sequence, a single window of DNA contains:
- the LOC110928498 gene encoding probable serine/threonine-protein kinase ndrA, whose translation MDGTEDDSTSEEEASNMSKQKVVAARKYIENHYKEQMKNLQERREIRILLEKKLAHADVSEVDQNNLIKFLEKKETEYMRLQRHKIGVDDFELLTMIGKGVLMR comes from the exons ATGGATGGAACTGAAGATGACTCGACTTCGGAAGAAGAGGCGTCGAATATGAGCAAGCAAAAGGTTGTTGCTGCTAGAAAGTATATCGAGAACCATTACAAGGAGCAGATGAAGAATTTGCAAGAGAGGAGAGAAAT ACGAATTTTACTCGAGAAGAAATTGGCGCATGCTGACGTGTCAGAGGTAGATCAAAACAACTTAATTAAATTTCTAGAGAAAAAAGAAACTGAATATATGCGCCTTCAAAGGCACAAAATAGGAGTTGATGATTTTGAGCTACTCACCATGATAGGAAAGGGTGTTTTGATGAG GTAG